A genomic window from Dehalobacter sp. 12DCB1 includes:
- a CDS encoding reductive dehalogenase → MGEKENNIQNKESKKFNRRDFLKIAGVTTAIGAAAGAINLTTPGVAMADYMAPAQAGVKGAIKYLDVPPYDLPPFADCNKLQRFDEGMTAFEDPNFANQFCNGMYWRTYLDTILKIDKCKSGAPGYSLRDYAFETGAKKDMYNALLTDWGTNYVAPLPNACGKWEDTPENNSKAIKKFANFCNPCAVGITEMQENWWYSTTRAKDKIIISDQYTKPEKLKGEWRVPKSMKYVIVIAYPEDGSFVAKYADTAFALSSIYLGYSEMTEGVGKIATFIRELGYNAIPMCNDSALSVPMAAAAGLGEVGRHGMLVNPEYGSMVRLAKVVTDMPLAIDKPISFGVADFCKTCKKCAINCPSKSISMEDEPGTTIACTGNNPGAKRWIVNTWTCLEYWLKKTEGCVVCIADCPYSKPDSWIHSAVKMISSKTSAFNSIFIKMDDAFGFGTEMKNYTQADIDAWWNDPNDRMFNWKRKR, encoded by the coding sequence ATGGGAGAAAAAGAAAATAATATTCAAAACAAAGAATCTAAAAAATTTAACAGAAGAGACTTTCTGAAAATAGCCGGTGTCACCACCGCAATTGGTGCTGCTGCAGGTGCAATTAATCTTACTACCCCCGGAGTCGCAATGGCAGACTATATGGCTCCTGCCCAGGCAGGTGTAAAAGGAGCTATCAAATATCTGGATGTGCCGCCTTATGATTTACCGCCTTTTGCTGATTGCAATAAATTGCAGCGGTTCGATGAGGGAATGACGGCCTTTGAGGATCCAAATTTTGCCAATCAATTTTGCAATGGTATGTACTGGCGAACATATTTGGATACCATTTTGAAGATTGATAAATGCAAAAGCGGTGCGCCTGGGTACAGCCTTCGTGATTACGCTTTTGAAACTGGTGCTAAGAAAGATATGTACAATGCTTTACTTACCGATTGGGGCACCAATTACGTGGCTCCTCTTCCCAACGCCTGCGGCAAATGGGAGGATACCCCGGAAAATAACAGTAAGGCTATTAAAAAATTTGCCAACTTCTGTAATCCATGTGCGGTCGGCATCACTGAGATGCAAGAAAATTGGTGGTATTCAACAACACGCGCAAAAGATAAAATTATTATTTCCGATCAATATACCAAACCCGAAAAGTTAAAGGGAGAATGGCGCGTTCCTAAATCTATGAAATATGTCATCGTAATCGCTTATCCGGAGGACGGCTCCTTCGTAGCAAAATATGCCGACACAGCGTTTGCGCTTTCCTCAATATATCTCGGTTATTCCGAGATGACTGAAGGCGTTGGTAAAATTGCTACGTTTATCCGGGAATTGGGTTATAATGCCATCCCCATGTGCAACGATTCCGCGCTATCCGTGCCCATGGCTGCCGCTGCCGGGTTGGGAGAAGTCGGTCGTCACGGCATGCTCGTCAACCCTGAATACGGCAGTATGGTACGTTTGGCAAAGGTAGTAACCGACATGCCGCTCGCTATTGACAAACCCATTTCATTCGGCGTAGCAGATTTCTGCAAAACTTGCAAAAAGTGCGCTATAAATTGCCCATCCAAATCCATTTCAATGGAAGATGAACCAGGAACTACTATAGCCTGTACTGGAAATAATCCCGGTGCCAAACGCTGGATTGTCAACACTTGGACCTGCCTGGAGTACTGGCTCAAAAAGACCGAAGGATGTGTGGTCTGCATCGCCGACTGTCCGTATAGTAAACCGGATTCCTGGATACACAGCGCCGTGAAGATGATATCTTCCAAGACTTCAGCCTTTAATTCCATCTTCATCAAGATGGACGACGCTTTCGGCTTTGGTACGGAAATGAAAAACTACACACAGGCCGATATT